A genomic region of Christiangramia sp. OXR-203 contains the following coding sequences:
- the sufB gene encoding Fe-S cluster assembly protein SufB has translation MAYTEDDLKKELETKEYEYGFYTDIESDTFPVGLNEDIVRAISKKKEEPEWMTQWRLEAYREWEKMEEPDWANVNYPKPDFQAISYYSAPNKKPKYDSLDEVDPELLDTFKRLGISLDEQKKLAGVAVDVVMDSVSVTTTFKKTLAEKGIIFCSISEAIKEHPELVKKYLGTVVPQKDNFYAALNSAVFSDGSFCYIPKGVRCPMELSTYFRINQAGTGQFERTLVVADESSYVSYLEGCTAPSRDENQLHAAVVELIALDDAEIKYSTVQNWFPGNKEGKGGVFNFVTKRGLCEKGAKISWTQVETGSAVTWKYPSCILKGDNSVGEFYSIAVTNNFQQADTGTKMIHLGKNTKSTIISKGISAGKSQNSYRGLVQINGRAENARNFSQCDSLLMGNECGAHTFPYIEVKNKSAQVEHEATTSKIGEDQIFYCNQRGIDTEKAIALIVNGFSKEVLNKLPMEFAVEAQKLLEISLEGSVG, from the coding sequence ATGGCATATACTGAAGACGATTTAAAGAAAGAGCTCGAAACCAAGGAATACGAATACGGATTTTATACAGATATAGAATCTGATACTTTTCCTGTGGGCTTGAACGAAGATATCGTAAGAGCAATATCCAAGAAAAAGGAAGAGCCGGAGTGGATGACGCAATGGCGTCTGGAAGCTTACCGGGAATGGGAGAAAATGGAAGAGCCGGACTGGGCTAATGTAAATTACCCAAAGCCAGATTTCCAGGCGATCTCATATTACTCAGCTCCAAATAAGAAACCGAAGTACGATAGTCTTGATGAGGTGGATCCGGAATTACTTGATACCTTTAAAAGGCTGGGGATTTCTCTTGATGAGCAAAAAAAATTAGCCGGTGTTGCAGTTGATGTAGTAATGGATTCAGTTTCTGTAACTACTACTTTTAAAAAGACGCTTGCTGAAAAAGGAATTATTTTCTGTTCTATTTCTGAAGCGATCAAGGAACACCCAGAACTTGTTAAAAAATATCTTGGAACCGTGGTTCCGCAGAAGGATAATTTTTACGCTGCCCTCAACTCGGCAGTATTTAGTGATGGTTCTTTTTGTTACATTCCAAAAGGTGTTCGATGCCCAATGGAACTATCCACATACTTTAGAATAAACCAGGCAGGAACCGGGCAGTTTGAAAGAACACTGGTTGTTGCAGATGAGAGCAGTTATGTAAGTTACCTGGAAGGTTGTACTGCACCATCCCGTGATGAGAACCAGCTGCACGCAGCAGTCGTGGAGCTTATCGCTTTGGATGATGCTGAGATCAAATATAGTACGGTACAAAACTGGTTCCCTGGAAATAAAGAAGGAAAAGGTGGAGTTTTCAATTTTGTAACTAAACGTGGACTTTGTGAAAAAGGGGCGAAGATTTCCTGGACTCAGGTAGAGACAGGATCAGCAGTTACCTGGAAATATCCAAGCTGTATTCTGAAAGGTGATAATTCGGTAGGAGAATTTTACTCAATTGCTGTGACCAATAATTTTCAGCAGGCAGATACCGGAACTAAGATGATTCATCTTGGTAAGAATACTAAGAGTACGATTATCTCAAAAGGTATTTCCGCAGGAAAATCTCAGAACTCTTATCGTGGTCTGGTACAGATCAATGGTAGAGCCGAAAATGCCCGTAACTTCTCACAATGTGACTCCCTTTTAATGGGGAATGAGTGTGGAGCTCATACCTTCCCTTATATTGAGGTTAAAAATAAATCTGCTCAGGTAGAGCACGAGGCTACAACCAGTAAGATCGGTGAAGACCAGATCTTCTATTGTAACCAGCGTGGTATAGATACTGAAAAAGCAATCGCATTGATCGTAAATGGTTTCAGTAAAGAAGTATTGAACAAACTTCCTATGGAATTTGCAGTAGAGGCTCAGAAATTATTAGAGATCTCGCTGGAAGGTTCAGTAGGATAA
- a CDS encoding DUF2480 family protein, with protein MAEEIVNRIAESKLVTFNLEDFYPKGERVVFDISDWLLEGFVLREKDFREQAKNHDWQQYKGAYVALVCSTDAIVPSWAFMLVSSYLQGVAKKTIIGDLENLESHLYQEVIDRLDVSDLEDKPVIIKGCSNKPVPKNAYIMIMQKLQPVVKSLMYGEACSSVPLYKKPRK; from the coding sequence ATGGCTGAAGAAATCGTAAATAGAATCGCCGAAAGTAAACTGGTGACCTTTAATCTTGAAGATTTTTATCCAAAAGGGGAGCGTGTCGTTTTTGATATTAGTGACTGGTTACTCGAAGGCTTTGTGCTAAGAGAGAAAGATTTTAGAGAACAGGCGAAAAACCATGACTGGCAACAGTATAAGGGTGCTTATGTTGCCCTTGTATGTTCTACAGATGCGATCGTACCGTCATGGGCTTTTATGCTGGTAAGCTCATACCTGCAGGGTGTTGCTAAAAAGACCATTATTGGAGACCTGGAAAATTTGGAAAGTCATCTTTACCAGGAAGTGATCGATCGTCTGGATGTTAGTGATCTGGAAGATAAACCGGTAATAATCAAGGGATGTTCCAACAAACCAGTTCCAAAGAATGCTTATATAATGATTATGCAGAAACTACAACCCGTAGTTAAAAGCTTAATGTATGGAGAGGCTTGTTCTTCAGTTCCGCTCTATAAAAAACCTAGAAAATAG
- the hflX gene encoding GTPase HflX, with amino-acid sequence MIEKTDLSFEKAVLVGIVTKDQNEDKLEEYLDELEFLTFTAGGEVQKRFTQKMDMPNPKTFIGTGKMEEVREFVAEHEIGAVIFDDELTPAQQKNIEKILKAKILDRTNLILDIFAQRAKTSYARTQVELAQYEYLLPRLAGMWTHLERQRGGIGMRGPGETEIETDRRIVRDKISLLKKKLETIDKQMEVQRGNRGQLVRVALVGYTNVGKSTLMNAISKSEVFAENKLFATLDTTVRKVVIRNLPFLLSDTVGFIRKLPTQLVESFKSTLDEVREADLLLHVVDISHANFEDHIASVNQILTEIEALGKPTIMVFNKIDAYEPEEIEEDDLVTERTSAHYTLKEWKKTWMNKMGNNVVFISATEKENFEHFRKRVYEAVREIHITRFPYNNFLYPEYDKYGETKE; translated from the coding sequence ATGATTGAAAAAACCGACCTGTCCTTTGAAAAAGCTGTTCTTGTAGGTATAGTTACCAAAGATCAGAACGAGGATAAACTTGAAGAATACCTGGATGAGCTGGAGTTTCTAACTTTCACCGCTGGTGGTGAAGTGCAGAAACGTTTTACACAGAAGATGGACATGCCGAATCCTAAGACTTTTATTGGAACCGGTAAGATGGAAGAGGTGCGTGAATTCGTGGCAGAACATGAAATTGGTGCTGTGATCTTTGATGACGAACTTACACCAGCTCAGCAGAAGAACATTGAAAAAATACTAAAAGCTAAAATTCTGGACAGGACTAACCTGATCCTTGATATTTTCGCACAGCGAGCAAAGACCAGTTACGCCCGTACGCAGGTGGAACTGGCGCAATATGAATACTTATTGCCAAGACTTGCCGGTATGTGGACTCACCTTGAGAGACAGCGTGGTGGTATTGGTATGCGTGGTCCCGGGGAAACAGAGATCGAAACCGACCGTCGTATCGTTAGAGATAAAATATCTTTACTGAAGAAAAAACTGGAAACCATCGATAAGCAGATGGAAGTACAGAGAGGTAACAGAGGACAGCTGGTTCGTGTAGCTCTTGTAGGATATACCAACGTAGGGAAGTCTACGTTAATGAATGCGATTAGCAAAAGTGAAGTTTTTGCTGAAAATAAATTATTCGCCACGCTGGACACCACGGTAAGAAAAGTGGTGATTCGAAACCTGCCATTTCTGTTAAGTGATACCGTAGGTTTTATTAGAAAACTGCCTACTCAGCTAGTGGAATCTTTTAAATCTACACTGGATGAAGTTCGTGAAGCAGATCTTCTCCTGCACGTAGTGGATATTTCTCATGCAAATTTTGAAGATCATATCGCTTCTGTTAATCAGATTCTTACTGAGATCGAAGCTTTAGGCAAACCAACCATTATGGTCTTCAATAAGATCGATGCTTACGAGCCTGAAGAGATCGAAGAGGATGATCTTGTAACCGAGAGAACTTCCGCGCATTATACGCTAAAGGAATGGAAGAAAACCTGGATGAATAAAATGGGCAATAACGTGGTCTTTATTTCGGCTACCGAAAAAGAGAATTTTGAACACTTTAGGAAAAGAGTATACGAAGCCGTTCGTGAAATTCATATCACACGTTTTCCATACAATAATTTCCTTTACCCGGAATATGATAAATACGGCGAGACTAAAGAATAG
- a CDS encoding NAD(P)H-binding protein, translated as MKIAILGCGWLGFELGKELRALNHEVKASVTRNEKFGDLHAAGLVPYTIKLYEKGIQGDIRSFLSKSDCIVVNIPPGLRKNPEADFVSKVRTIVPYLEKSYCPRIIFVSSTSVYKNEPGFPEVNENTETDNSSNIAVQLRNAELLLLNNENFKTEILRFGGLIGDDRHPVNQLSGKKDLSSPKAPVNLVHRRDCIKAIIALIEKPATNGIFNLVHPDHPTREDYYTKIAQDRELEAPHFSNEKSSEGKIVSSVRFQNELNFKFEHSIY; from the coding sequence ATGAAGATTGCGATTTTAGGATGTGGATGGCTTGGTTTTGAGCTTGGAAAAGAATTAAGAGCCTTGAACCATGAGGTAAAAGCTTCAGTTACCAGAAATGAAAAGTTTGGTGATCTTCACGCCGCCGGACTCGTTCCCTACACGATCAAATTGTATGAAAAAGGAATACAGGGAGACATCAGGTCTTTTCTATCCAAGTCTGACTGTATTGTCGTGAATATCCCTCCCGGGCTTAGAAAAAATCCTGAAGCAGACTTCGTTTCGAAAGTTAGAACCATCGTTCCTTACCTGGAGAAAAGTTATTGTCCAAGGATCATTTTCGTGAGTTCGACCTCTGTCTATAAAAATGAACCTGGTTTTCCAGAGGTCAATGAAAATACTGAAACCGATAATTCTTCCAATATAGCCGTTCAGTTACGTAATGCCGAATTATTGTTGCTGAATAATGAAAACTTTAAAACTGAAATTCTACGTTTTGGTGGTTTGATAGGTGATGATCGTCATCCTGTGAATCAGCTTTCTGGCAAAAAGGATCTTAGTTCTCCAAAAGCCCCGGTAAATCTCGTACATCGTCGTGATTGCATCAAAGCAATTATTGCTTTAATCGAGAAACCTGCTACCAATGGTATATTTAACCTGGTACACCCAGACCATCCTACACGTGAAGATTATTATACGAAAATAGCCCAGGATAGGGAACTGGAAGCACCTCATTTCAGCAATGAGAAATCTTCAGAAGGTAAAATAGTAAGTTCAGTTAGATTTCAAAATGAGCTGAATTTCAAATTCGAGCATTCTATTTATTAG
- the sufC gene encoding Fe-S cluster assembly ATPase SufC codes for MLKVKNLHASIEDKEILKGINLEIKPGEVHAIMGPNGSGKSTLSSVIAGREEYEMTEGEMMFEGEDLNELDPEERAHKGVFLSFQYPVEIPGVSVTNFIKTAINAQRKAHGQPDMPANDMLKMIREKSEMLEIDRKFLSRSLNQGFSGGEKKRNEIFQMAMLEPKLSILDETDSGLDIDALKIVANGVNKLRSKDNAVLLITHYQRLLDYIVPDYVHVLVEGKIVKSGGKELAYELEERGYDWVKQETV; via the coding sequence ATGCTTAAAGTAAAGAATTTACACGCCAGTATTGAAGATAAAGAGATCCTGAAAGGAATTAACCTGGAAATCAAACCAGGAGAGGTTCATGCGATCATGGGGCCAAATGGTTCCGGGAAAAGTACCCTTTCTTCAGTAATCGCAGGAAGAGAAGAGTATGAAATGACTGAAGGTGAAATGATGTTCGAAGGGGAAGACCTGAACGAACTTGATCCTGAGGAAAGAGCTCATAAAGGAGTGTTCTTATCATTCCAATACCCTGTGGAAATTCCTGGTGTCTCTGTAACCAATTTTATTAAAACAGCGATCAACGCTCAAAGAAAGGCACACGGGCAACCGGATATGCCTGCGAATGATATGCTGAAAATGATTCGTGAGAAATCTGAAATGCTGGAAATCGACAGAAAATTCCTTTCCAGATCATTGAACCAAGGTTTCTCAGGAGGAGAGAAAAAACGTAACGAAATCTTCCAGATGGCGATGCTTGAACCAAAATTATCTATTCTTGATGAAACAGATAGCGGACTTGATATCGATGCTCTGAAGATCGTTGCAAATGGCGTGAACAAACTTCGCTCTAAGGATAACGCGGTATTGCTTATTACGCATTACCAGAGATTGCTTGATTATATCGTGCCAGACTACGTACATGTATTGGTGGAGGGAAAGATCGTAAAGTCTGGAGGAAAAGAACTTGCTTACGAACTGGAAGAAAGAGGATACGATTGGGTAAAGCAGGAAACAGTTTAA
- a CDS encoding oxidoreductase, translating to MNEFQYSETSSNEQPTAIVTGANAGLGFETTKALAAKDFKVIMACRDLEKAEDARRQIMNWNGNANLEIQELDLASLESVRSFASEFKTKNDQLNLLINNAGVMMPPYQRTEDDFELQLGVNYLGHFLLTGLLKEQLTTSKSSRIVTLSSIAHKNAEIDFNDLQSENSYSKFKAYGQSKLACLIFSLELERRLKVNSLSHVSSLAAHPGVSSTELMRHLPGWLMLIAKPFQPFISHSAEKGAQPTLKAALDKELSGGSYIGPDGFREMKGKPAEAEIARQAKNKETAAKLWAVSEDLTGIKFLS from the coding sequence ATGAACGAATTTCAGTATTCAGAAACATCTAGTAACGAACAACCAACGGCAATTGTAACAGGAGCGAATGCCGGCCTGGGCTTCGAAACTACAAAGGCGCTTGCGGCGAAAGACTTCAAGGTGATCATGGCCTGCAGAGACCTGGAAAAAGCTGAAGATGCCCGGAGACAAATTATGAACTGGAATGGAAACGCTAATTTGGAGATACAGGAACTAGACCTTGCAAGTCTGGAATCGGTAAGATCCTTTGCTTCAGAATTTAAAACTAAAAATGATCAACTTAATCTTCTGATAAATAACGCTGGTGTGATGATGCCTCCTTATCAAAGAACCGAAGATGATTTTGAGCTTCAATTAGGAGTGAATTATTTAGGCCATTTTCTACTTACTGGTTTATTAAAAGAACAATTGACTACTTCGAAAAGTTCCAGGATCGTGACCTTAAGTTCTATCGCTCACAAAAATGCTGAAATTGATTTTAATGATCTGCAGAGTGAAAACTCCTATTCAAAATTCAAAGCTTATGGGCAGAGCAAGCTTGCCTGTCTTATCTTTAGTCTGGAACTGGAACGAAGACTAAAAGTTAATTCTTTAAGCCACGTAAGTTCACTAGCCGCTCATCCAGGTGTTTCTTCTACTGAACTGATGCGACATTTGCCGGGATGGCTTATGCTTATCGCCAAACCCTTCCAACCATTCATCTCTCATTCTGCGGAAAAAGGGGCGCAACCTACACTCAAGGCAGCTTTAGATAAAGAATTGTCTGGTGGCAGCTATATTGGGCCTGATGGTTTCAGAGAAATGAAAGGGAAGCCTGCAGAAGCTGAAATTGCCAGGCAGGCTAAAAACAAAGAAACAGCCGCAAAATTATGGGCTGTTTCTGAAGATCTTACCGGGATAAAATTTTTAAGCTAA
- a CDS encoding cysteine desulfurase codes for MSQSTQVRKIDVETIRQDFPILGREVNGYPLVYFDNAATAQTPKQVMDAIVDYYSNYNANIHRGVHALSQEATDKYEQARIKIQQHFNAEHAHEIIMTSGTTHGINLVANGFSTLLKSGDEILVSAMEHHSNIVPWQMLAEKTGAKLKVIPMNEKGELILSEYRNLISDRTKLVFVNHVSNALGTVNPIKEIIDIAHEAGAAVLIDGAQASPHIKADVQELDIDFYVVSAHKMCGPTGVGMLYGKQEWLEKLPPYQGGGEMIATVSFEKTTYAGLPHKFEAGTPNICGGIAFGAALDYMNSIGFEEIASYEDELLQYATRRLKEIEGMKIYGEAAEKTAVISFNVEGLHPYDIGTLLDKMGIAVRTGHHCAQPVMDFFKIPGTVRASFAFYNTKEEIDTFMEALKKALMMLQ; via the coding sequence ATGAGTCAGTCAACTCAGGTCAGAAAAATAGATGTTGAAACGATCCGTCAGGACTTTCCAATTCTTGGACGTGAGGTGAATGGCTATCCATTGGTTTATTTCGATAATGCTGCGACTGCACAAACACCTAAGCAGGTGATGGATGCTATTGTAGATTATTATTCGAATTATAACGCCAATATTCATCGTGGAGTTCATGCGCTTTCTCAGGAAGCGACAGATAAGTATGAGCAGGCCAGAATAAAAATTCAGCAACATTTTAATGCTGAACATGCTCACGAGATCATTATGACCTCTGGTACAACACATGGGATCAACCTTGTGGCGAATGGTTTTTCTACTTTACTGAAGTCTGGAGATGAAATCCTGGTTTCAGCAATGGAGCATCATTCGAATATTGTGCCCTGGCAAATGCTGGCTGAAAAGACCGGTGCTAAGCTGAAGGTTATCCCGATGAACGAGAAAGGAGAACTGATTCTTTCTGAATACAGAAATCTGATCAGTGATAGGACAAAACTTGTCTTTGTAAATCATGTTTCCAACGCCCTTGGAACCGTAAATCCAATTAAAGAGATTATCGATATCGCTCACGAAGCAGGTGCTGCGGTCTTAATAGATGGAGCCCAGGCATCGCCGCACATCAAAGCCGATGTTCAGGAGCTTGATATCGACTTTTATGTAGTTTCAGCGCATAAGATGTGCGGACCTACAGGTGTTGGAATGTTATATGGTAAACAGGAGTGGCTGGAAAAATTACCTCCTTACCAGGGTGGTGGTGAAATGATCGCTACAGTAAGCTTTGAAAAAACGACCTATGCTGGTTTGCCGCACAAATTCGAAGCGGGAACGCCGAACATTTGTGGTGGAATAGCTTTTGGAGCAGCCCTCGACTATATGAACTCTATTGGCTTTGAGGAGATCGCTTCTTACGAAGATGAATTACTTCAATATGCAACAAGAAGGCTGAAAGAGATCGAAGGAATGAAGATCTATGGGGAAGCTGCCGAGAAGACGGCGGTGATTAGTTTCAACGTAGAGGGATTACATCCATACGATATTGGAACGCTATTAGATAAAATGGGAATTGCTGTTAGAACAGGGCATCATTGTGCACAACCGGTAATGGATTTTTTCAAAATTCCCGGAACAGTAAGAGCATCCTTCGCATTTTACAATACGAAAGAAGAAATCGATACATTCATGGAAGCGTTGAAAAAGGCTTTGATGATGTTACAGTAA
- a CDS encoding HesB/IscA family protein: MIKVSEEAKKKISVLMTEEGFNATADYVRVGVKSGGCSGLSYELTFDNSQAEGDKVFEDNDVKIVVDKRSVLYLAGTILEYSGGLNGKGFVFNNPNAQRTCGCGESFSL; this comes from the coding sequence ATGATTAAAGTTAGCGAAGAGGCTAAAAAGAAAATTTCCGTCCTCATGACCGAAGAGGGTTTTAATGCTACGGCAGACTATGTTCGGGTTGGAGTGAAGAGCGGAGGATGTTCTGGTTTGTCTTATGAACTTACGTTCGACAATAGCCAGGCTGAAGGCGATAAGGTCTTCGAAGATAACGATGTAAAGATCGTTGTTGACAAACGCAGTGTACTTTATCTGGCTGGAACTATTTTAGAATATTCCGGAGGATTAAATGGAAAAGGTTTTGTTTTTAACAACCCGAACGCACAAAGAACCTGTGGATGCGGTGAAAGTTTTTCACTGTAA
- a CDS encoding iron-sulfur cluster assembly protein, translating to MEQEINTQELGEKIVTVLKTIYDPEIPVDIYELGLIYDVMVSTDYDVKILMTLTTPNCPVAETLPLEVEEKVKSLDMVKDAEVEITFDPPWSQDLMSEGAKLELGLL from the coding sequence ATGGAGCAGGAAATAAATACACAGGAATTGGGAGAGAAGATCGTTACAGTCTTAAAGACGATCTATGATCCGGAAATTCCGGTAGATATCTACGAATTAGGTTTGATCTATGACGTGATGGTATCTACAGATTATGACGTAAAGATATTAATGACGCTCACTACGCCTAACTGTCCGGTGGCAGAAACCCTTCCACTAGAAGTGGAAGAGAAAGTAAAGTCTCTGGATATGGTAAAAGATGCTGAAGTGGAGATCACTTTTGATCCACCATGGAGCCAGGATCTTATGAGCGAAGGAGCAAAACTTGAGCTGGGACTGCTCTAA
- a CDS encoding DUF3078 domain-containing protein, with translation MKKVLFTAVALFLFGSSFAQVENDSIPPNGWQKEGNVQLLFNQSAFNKEWTGGGTSSIAGNLTVDYQFNYRKDDFTWDNRILGNYGLTKVKDDEFERKTSDRLELNSIAGKQIEDRNFYYSWFLNFRTQFAKGYEFSEDAETGEAIRTETTHFLSPGYLQTGPGMMYKKGDNFMVNLAPATARLIFVDSDFTSRAGYVDGDYFGVDEGKSTRFELGAALTGFLSYEILENVEMEHSLALYSNYLENPENVDIDYLLNLNMGINDYLSANLIFQAIYDDNAVGAFQIREVFGVGINFGF, from the coding sequence ATGAAGAAAGTTTTATTCACAGCCGTTGCGTTGTTTTTATTTGGATCCTCCTTTGCACAGGTAGAAAATGACTCTATCCCACCCAATGGATGGCAAAAAGAAGGAAATGTTCAGTTATTATTTAATCAATCTGCCTTCAACAAAGAATGGACAGGCGGTGGAACTTCCAGTATCGCTGGAAATCTTACTGTAGATTACCAGTTCAATTATCGTAAAGATGATTTCACCTGGGACAATAGAATTCTCGGGAATTACGGACTTACGAAAGTAAAAGACGATGAATTTGAGCGCAAAACGAGTGACCGGCTCGAATTGAACAGTATCGCAGGGAAGCAGATAGAAGACAGGAATTTTTATTATTCATGGTTTTTAAACTTCAGAACTCAGTTTGCTAAAGGTTATGAATTTTCCGAAGATGCTGAAACCGGAGAAGCTATTAGAACTGAAACCACTCATTTTCTATCACCAGGTTATTTACAAACCGGTCCTGGGATGATGTATAAGAAAGGTGATAATTTTATGGTTAATCTAGCTCCGGCAACGGCAAGATTGATCTTTGTGGACAGTGACTTTACAAGCCGTGCAGGTTATGTAGATGGTGATTACTTTGGAGTGGATGAAGGAAAAAGTACCAGGTTCGAACTAGGCGCGGCACTTACCGGTTTCTTAAGCTATGAGATCCTTGAAAATGTTGAAATGGAGCATTCACTAGCTTTGTATTCTAATTATCTTGAGAACCCGGAGAATGTTGATATTGATTATTTGCTGAATCTGAACATGGGAATCAATGATTACCTTTCTGCCAACCTGATATTCCAGGCGATCTATGATGATAACGCTGTTGGAGCATTCCAGATTCGTGAAGTATTTGGAGTTGGTATCAACTTCGGATTCTAG
- a CDS encoding SufE family protein, whose protein sequence is MTIQEKQNEVIDEFAMFDDWMQRYEYMIELGKSLPLIDEKYKIEENLIKGCQSKVWVHAELDGDRLLFTADSDAIITKGIVAILIRVFSDQHPSQIIEANTQFIDEIGLKEHLSPTRANGLVSMIKQLKMYALAYQTQLN, encoded by the coding sequence ATGACGATTCAGGAAAAACAGAATGAAGTAATTGATGAGTTTGCAATGTTCGACGACTGGATGCAGCGTTATGAATATATGATCGAACTTGGGAAATCACTTCCGCTAATAGACGAAAAATATAAGATCGAAGAGAATCTTATAAAAGGATGTCAAAGTAAAGTCTGGGTTCATGCAGAGCTTGACGGTGATCGTTTGTTATTCACCGCAGATAGCGATGCGATCATTACCAAGGGAATTGTTGCGATCCTGATAAGAGTATTTTCAGATCAACATCCCTCTCAGATCATTGAAGCAAACACTCAGTTTATTGATGAAATTGGTCTAAAAGAACATTTGTCTCCAACCAGAGCAAACGGACTTGTAAGCATGATCAAACAATTAAAAATGTATGCTTTGGCATATCAAACACAATTGAATTAA
- the sufD gene encoding Fe-S cluster assembly protein SufD: MELKDKLVSSFLAFEENLDPNENLDTLRNEAIKNFEKLGFPGRKDEDWKYTSLNSVLKHDYSVFPKKEDAIEYRDIKKYLIHDIDTYDLVFIDGIYSSHLSQTTHDKIDVCLMSAALNKDKYSAVIENYYNKVAPKTSLNSLNTAFAREGAFIYIHKNTQADKPIQIINFATGNESALMLQPRNLVVVDENSHVQIIERHQSLTDHPVLTNSVTEIFADKRAIVDYYKIQNDKASASLIDNTFINQKSESHVSVHTFSFGGKLTRNNLNFYQNGERIDSTMKGVTIIEDKQHVDHNTLVHHIEPNCESHQDYKGIFEDKSVGVFNGKVVVEKEAQKTNAYQSNNNILANDKATINSKPQLEIFADDVRCSHGCTIGQLDAEALFYLQSRGIPRKEARGLLMYAFANNVLESVKIPEVKKRINKLIASKLGVELGFNL; encoded by the coding sequence ATGGAATTGAAAGATAAATTGGTCTCGTCATTTTTAGCCTTTGAGGAAAATCTGGACCCGAACGAAAATCTGGATACTTTAAGAAATGAAGCGATCAAAAATTTTGAAAAGCTTGGTTTTCCTGGTAGAAAGGACGAAGACTGGAAGTATACCTCACTAAATTCGGTATTGAAACATGACTATAGTGTTTTTCCGAAGAAAGAAGATGCGATCGAGTATCGTGATATCAAGAAATATCTTATCCATGATATAGATACTTATGACCTGGTTTTCATCGATGGGATCTATTCTTCTCATCTATCGCAGACCACACACGATAAGATCGATGTATGTTTGATGTCTGCTGCGCTCAACAAGGACAAGTATAGTGCGGTAATTGAAAATTACTACAATAAAGTTGCTCCAAAAACAAGCCTCAATTCGCTGAATACAGCATTTGCCAGAGAAGGAGCTTTTATATATATACACAAGAACACTCAGGCAGATAAGCCTATACAGATCATTAACTTTGCTACTGGAAATGAGTCTGCTCTAATGTTGCAGCCTAGAAACCTGGTAGTTGTGGATGAGAATTCACATGTGCAGATCATCGAAAGGCACCAAAGTCTTACAGATCACCCGGTGCTTACCAACTCTGTTACCGAGATCTTTGCTGATAAAAGAGCAATTGTAGATTATTATAAGATTCAGAATGATAAAGCTTCAGCGTCTTTAATTGATAATACGTTTATCAATCAAAAATCTGAAAGTCACGTTTCTGTACATACATTCTCTTTTGGAGGGAAACTTACCAGGAATAATTTGAACTTCTACCAGAATGGAGAACGTATCGATTCTACCATGAAGGGAGTTACCATCATTGAGGACAAGCAGCACGTAGATCACAACACACTGGTTCATCATATCGAGCCTAATTGTGAAAGTCACCAGGATTACAAAGGAATCTTTGAGGACAAATCTGTTGGGGTTTTCAATGGGAAAGTTGTTGTAGAGAAGGAAGCTCAGAAGACGAACGCTTACCAGTCTAATAACAATATCCTTGCAAATGATAAGGCGACGATCAACTCAAAGCCACAATTAGAGATCTTTGCAGATGATGTACGCTGCAGCCACGGTTGTACAATCGGGCAGCTTGATGCAGAGGCTTTATTCTATTTGCAGTCCAGAGGTATTCCGCGTAAGGAAGCCAGAGGATTACTTATGTACGCATTCGCGAATAACGTACTGGAAAGTGTAAAGATTCCAGAAGTTAAGAAGCGTATTAACAAGCTAATCGCCAGTAAACTTGGAGTCGAACTAGGTTTCAATTTATAA